One genomic region from Spirulina subsalsa PCC 9445 encodes:
- a CDS encoding chemotaxis protein CheW yields MVQTDNLQAIRTLLNQKLQPQGITVNTTTQGSKLIIQLTASQPCDRARTVSKIQASLKTQKPQGLQTIDITAHQAGKGQLWSHRLTLTPPALTIDLAAWLESGSSLQESILEPSSPLEPDALSPTPTLREKPVLEPVSPEQRYLCFQLGLDNKVMLPVEYIQEIVRVEVNQVLAVPDTPPYALGLYNWRGEMLWLVDLNLLLGLESFLSRQSSPQEAINLGLLNVLVLKEQQLMLGVIVQQVEEIEQHSPEGLQSPVGLFSPGLEPFILGYFREVQSIVLNAEAVFTTIHDQSYQ; encoded by the coding sequence ATGGTGCAAACTGACAACCTGCAAGCAATCCGTACCCTGTTAAACCAAAAACTCCAGCCCCAAGGCATCACGGTAAACACCACCACACAGGGATCTAAGCTGATTATACAACTGACCGCTTCCCAACCATGCGATCGCGCCCGTACCGTGAGCAAAATTCAAGCCAGTCTGAAAACCCAGAAACCCCAAGGCCTTCAAACCATTGATATCACCGCCCATCAAGCCGGAAAAGGTCAACTCTGGAGCCATCGTCTCACCCTCACCCCCCCCGCCCTCACCATTGATCTCGCCGCTTGGTTAGAGTCCGGTTCATCCCTTCAGGAGTCGATTTTAGAGCCATCTAGCCCCCTTGAACCGGATGCCCTCTCCCCCACCCCAACCCTTAGAGAAAAGCCTGTTCTAGAGCCTGTTAGCCCTGAGCAGCGCTATCTTTGTTTCCAGTTGGGACTTGATAACAAGGTAATGTTACCTGTGGAGTATATTCAGGAAATTGTGCGGGTGGAAGTTAATCAAGTTCTCGCCGTGCCAGACACCCCCCCTTATGCTCTGGGTTTGTATAATTGGCGGGGGGAAATGCTGTGGTTAGTAGACTTAAATTTGTTATTAGGATTAGAGTCTTTTTTGTCCCGGCAAAGTTCACCCCAAGAGGCCATTAATTTGGGGTTGTTGAATGTGTTAGTTTTGAAGGAACAACAATTGATGTTAGGGGTTATTGTTCAACAAGTAGAGGAAATTGAACAACACAGTCCAGAAGGGTTACAGTCTCCTGTAGGGTTATTTAGTCCAGGACTTGAGCCTTTTATTTTGGGCTATTTTCGTGAGGTGCAGAGCATTGTTTTAAATGCCGAAGCTGTTTTTACGACGATTCATGACCAGAGTTATCAGTAA
- a CDS encoding AAA family ATPase translates to MNLENIIEQMQKPEFYPHPVQNIITVMQTHTSCVFLTGDYAYKVKKPVNFGFLDYSTLEKRQHFLGAELTMNQETASDLYLQVLPLTQDGEKLALDGSGEVVDYTLKMRQFPQSVLLSEMLEQGKLLPEHIVELGRVVAEFHKTSKTNDYIESFGEVEQIKRAVDENYQQTESYIGTAQTLEQFTNTKAFTDHFFATQGDLFKQRQKAGKIRECHGDLHLRNICFWQEKVQLFDRIEFNEPFRFVDTFYDVAFAIMDLEARGRKDLGNLFLNTYLEVTADWQGLEVLPLYLSRQAYVRAKVTSFLLNDPNIPEAEREKALETAKKYYKLADDYTKVTPGQIVLMSGLSGAGKTTVARQVAQELKGIHLRSDAVRKHLAGMALNERGSDDIYTPEMNQKTYDQLAEVGIYLASLGYGVVLDGKYDRLAWRSRLLEQNSRFRVTVVYCSAPLAVLCDRLQQRVGDISDATVDLLQSQQANFEDFTPMEREHLIEFDTTQGDIAQVLNQLR, encoded by the coding sequence ATGAATTTAGAAAACATCATCGAACAAATGCAGAAACCGGAATTTTATCCCCATCCGGTGCAAAATATTATTACCGTAATGCAAACCCACACCTCCTGTGTTTTTTTAACTGGAGACTATGCCTATAAAGTCAAAAAGCCTGTTAATTTTGGTTTTTTAGATTATTCAACCTTGGAGAAGCGCCAGCATTTTTTAGGGGCAGAATTAACGATGAATCAGGAAACGGCTTCCGATTTATATTTACAGGTTTTACCCTTGACTCAGGATGGAGAAAAATTAGCCCTTGACGGTTCAGGAGAGGTGGTTGATTATACCTTGAAAATGCGCCAATTTCCTCAGTCTGTTCTGTTGAGTGAAATGTTGGAACAGGGAAAACTTTTACCGGAACATATTGTTGAGTTAGGGCGAGTTGTAGCTGAGTTTCATAAAACCAGCAAAACCAATGATTATATTGAAAGTTTTGGCGAAGTTGAACAGATTAAACGGGCAGTTGACGAAAACTATCAACAGACGGAAAGCTATATCGGCACAGCCCAGACTTTAGAACAATTTACTAATACTAAAGCGTTTACAGATCATTTTTTTGCTACACAAGGGGACTTGTTTAAGCAACGACAAAAGGCGGGTAAAATTCGGGAATGTCACGGAGATTTACACCTAAGAAATATTTGTTTTTGGCAAGAGAAAGTACAGCTTTTCGACCGCATTGAGTTTAACGAACCGTTCCGCTTTGTCGATACCTTCTATGATGTGGCGTTTGCCATTATGGATTTAGAAGCACGGGGGAGAAAAGACTTAGGCAATTTGTTTTTAAATACCTATCTGGAAGTAACAGCAGATTGGCAAGGACTGGAAGTTTTGCCCTTATATCTGAGTCGTCAGGCTTATGTACGAGCTAAGGTGACATCGTTTTTACTCAATGATCCTAATATTCCTGAAGCGGAACGGGAGAAGGCATTAGAAACGGCGAAAAAGTATTATAAATTAGCCGATGATTATACGAAAGTTACACCGGGGCAAATTGTTTTAATGTCGGGATTATCGGGGGCGGGAAAAACGACGGTTGCGCGACAAGTTGCCCAGGAGTTGAAGGGGATTCATCTCCGTTCTGATGCGGTACGAAAACATTTAGCGGGAATGGCCTTAAATGAGCGGGGGAGTGATGATATTTATACTCCCGAAATGAATCAAAAAACCTATGATCAGTTGGCGGAGGTGGGGATTTATTTAGCGAGTTTAGGCTATGGGGTGGTGTTAGATGGGAAATATGATCGTTTGGCTTGGCGGAGTCGGTTATTAGAACAGAACAGCCGCTTTCGGGTGACTGTTGTTTACTGTAGCGCCCCTTTGGCGGTTTTGTGCGATCGCCTTCAGCAACGAGTGGGAGATATTTCCGATGCCACCGTTGACTTACTCCAGTCTCAACAAGCCAATTTTGAGGATTTCACCCCTATGGAACGGGAGCATCTGATAGAGTTTGATACAACTCAAGGGGATATTGCCCAAGTGTTAAACCAACTCCGTTAG
- the mgtE gene encoding magnesium transporter, translating to MPTDISPSTTVSRSELRELVQKQLELLLEQKNYEGAKALLIPVQPVDIAEAIEKLPETMQVIGFRLLNQTTAITVYEYLEPKVQVALLEHFKEQEVISIVENMSTDDRAKLFEELPPKIVRQFLNHLSLEERQATSLLLGYQPNTAGRLMTPDYIALKQNLTIIEAEERIRRLAQDVEVSYYLYVTDEQKRLVGIVSLKDLLLANPEQIIEQIMTRDIVYSYTNCDREEVAQLIQRYDLLALPIVDQEQHLLGVVTVDDVLDILEAEATEDIYLMGALQDDGDDYFEATLFDVVKKRIPWISILLLTNSATIFILSGFEEVIEQVVALSFFTPLLIDSGGNVGAQSSTVVIRGLSTKSLQGKKTVWVIIRELIAGGLLGLIMGIVVVAGVFVILGKPDIGITVGLSLIVITILAATTGAGLPFLFKSLGFDPALMSAPFITTVVDILGLFIYFSIAQVIVNFNAH from the coding sequence ATGCCCACTGATATTTCACCTAGCACCACAGTCTCCCGCAGTGAACTCCGGGAACTGGTACAAAAGCAATTGGAATTGCTTTTAGAACAAAAGAACTATGAAGGGGCAAAAGCACTGTTAATTCCGGTGCAGCCTGTGGACATTGCAGAAGCCATTGAGAAACTCCCCGAAACCATGCAGGTGATTGGGTTTCGGCTACTTAATCAAACAACCGCTATTACCGTGTATGAGTATTTAGAGCCTAAAGTACAGGTGGCGCTGTTAGAACACTTCAAGGAACAGGAAGTGATCAGCATTGTGGAGAATATGTCCACGGATGATCGGGCTAAACTGTTTGAAGAACTCCCCCCCAAAATTGTCCGGCAGTTTCTCAATCATTTAAGTTTAGAGGAACGTCAGGCTACGTCGTTGTTATTGGGCTATCAACCCAACACGGCGGGACGGTTGATGACTCCCGATTATATTGCCTTAAAGCAGAATTTGACCATTATTGAGGCCGAGGAGCGTATTCGTCGTTTAGCTCAAGATGTGGAGGTGAGTTATTATCTCTACGTCACCGATGAGCAGAAGCGATTAGTGGGGATTGTGTCGCTGAAAGATTTGCTCTTAGCCAATCCTGAGCAAATCATTGAGCAGATTATGACTCGGGATATTGTCTACAGTTACACGAATTGCGATCGCGAAGAAGTCGCCCAACTCATCCAGCGTTACGATTTACTCGCCCTCCCCATTGTGGATCAAGAGCAGCACTTATTAGGCGTTGTCACCGTTGATGATGTTTTAGATATCCTCGAAGCCGAAGCCACCGAAGATATTTATTTGATGGGTGCCCTACAAGATGATGGGGATGATTATTTTGAAGCGACTCTTTTTGATGTCGTGAAAAAGCGCATCCCTTGGATTTCCATTCTCCTGTTAACCAACTCGGCCACCATTTTTATCCTCAGTGGTTTTGAAGAAGTCATCGAACAAGTGGTTGCTCTCTCCTTCTTTACCCCCCTCTTAATTGATAGCGGAGGAAACGTCGGCGCTCAATCTTCTACCGTTGTGATTCGGGGACTAAGCACGAAATCCCTCCAAGGGAAAAAAACCGTCTGGGTGATTATCCGGGAACTGATTGCAGGTGGTCTTTTGGGGTTAATTATGGGGATTGTAGTAGTGGCCGGGGTGTTTGTCATTCTCGGCAAGCCAGACATTGGGATCACCGTTGGTCTGAGCCTCATTGTGATCACCATTTTAGCCGCCACTACAGGGGCAGGATTGCCTTTTCTGTTTAAATCCCTCGGCTTTGACCCCGCCTTGATGTCTGCCCCGTTTATTACCACCGTTGTAGACATTTTAGGGCTGTTTATCTACTTCTCTATTGCCCAAGTGATTGTTAACTTTAACGCTCATTAA
- a CDS encoding SRPBCC family protein → MLHFQQSSLIEAPIEQVWQFHERPDILQQLAPPWQPVQIIRRQGGLEVGAISEFRLWLGFIPITWVARHTHCDPPHRFVDEQILGPMPSWTHHHEFTPEGKNTRLTDRIDYKLPGGLLAEWLLGGWVNSRLREMFRYRHEVTKQACATLNER, encoded by the coding sequence ATGTTACATTTTCAACAGTCTAGCTTAATTGAAGCCCCCATCGAGCAGGTTTGGCAGTTCCACGAGCGCCCGGACATCTTGCAGCAACTCGCCCCCCCTTGGCAACCTGTGCAGATCATCCGACGACAAGGGGGGTTAGAGGTGGGCGCAATTTCCGAATTCCGGTTATGGTTAGGGTTTATTCCCATCACTTGGGTAGCGCGCCATACTCACTGTGACCCTCCTCATCGCTTTGTGGATGAACAAATTTTAGGCCCTATGCCGTCTTGGACCCATCACCACGAGTTCACCCCAGAAGGAAAAAATACCCGCCTAACCGACCGGATTGATTATAAATTACCGGGGGGATTGTTGGCGGAGTGGTTGCTGGGGGGGTGGGTGAATTCCCGTTTGCGGGAGATGTTCCGCTACCGTCATGAGGTCACAAAACAAGCCTGTGCAACCCTTAATGAGCGTTAA
- a CDS encoding GUN4 domain-containing protein has product MAYCPVCQTEYTPNEDEICVTCGWDLTPRSPRMTAAEYHRREERRLTWARQMWMTLQVHSPLITLLRDIQEQLSKGSDERQELNGLLHQLQAQLTPEVAASVNGNAAPLRLENEPLPEGVSHRERLGNYHRLECLLQQKQWQEADQETARVMIAIAQREKQNYLTQADLAAFPCQELLILDQLWQGASGGKFGLMVQKQLYLELGGTRFLQPSIWRKMGQRVGWVQGDGWLTYDRLTFSLEAPVGHLPVLGDGLVWFVGGWDGGNQGFSALVSRLVQCRV; this is encoded by the coding sequence ATGGCTTATTGTCCTGTTTGTCAAACTGAATATACCCCCAACGAGGATGAAATTTGTGTCACCTGTGGGTGGGATCTGACCCCTCGTTCCCCTCGTATGACGGCGGCCGAATACCATCGACGGGAAGAACGGCGCTTAACCTGGGCGCGGCAAATGTGGATGACCCTACAAGTTCACTCGCCCTTGATTACATTATTACGGGATATACAAGAACAACTGTCTAAGGGGAGTGATGAACGTCAGGAATTAAACGGTTTACTCCATCAACTGCAAGCCCAATTAACCCCTGAAGTGGCGGCCTCGGTGAATGGCAATGCCGCGCCGTTACGGTTGGAAAATGAGCCTCTGCCGGAGGGGGTAAGTCATCGGGAGCGTCTGGGGAATTATCACCGATTGGAATGTTTGTTACAACAGAAACAATGGCAGGAAGCAGATCAGGAGACGGCGCGGGTGATGATTGCGATCGCCCAACGAGAAAAACAAAACTACTTAACCCAAGCTGACCTAGCGGCTTTCCCCTGTCAAGAATTGTTGATTTTAGACCAACTCTGGCAAGGGGCCAGTGGGGGAAAATTTGGCTTAATGGTACAGAAACAACTTTATTTAGAACTGGGGGGAACTCGTTTCCTACAGCCTTCAATCTGGCGGAAAATGGGTCAACGGGTGGGCTGGGTGCAAGGGGATGGTTGGTTAACCTATGACCGCCTCACCTTTAGTTTAGAGGCTCCCGTGGGTCATCTCCCAGTTTTGGGGGATGGGTTAGTCTGGTTTGTGGGGGGCTGGGATGGGGGAAATCAAGGGTTTTCGGCTCTTGTTTCTCGTTTAGTTCAATGTCGGGTTTGA
- a CDS encoding S1C family serine protease, with protein sequence MLNLPPLSPVVFAQNREEETNIRVYEQASPAVVFLEGKQGHGSGSIIRADGLILTNAHLVNSDERVKVMLPDGRRLQAEVIRLDRNLDLALLQMPSVGNLPTLPLASGESVRVGQRVFAIGNPFGQFQGTFTTGIISRLDPEQGLIQTDAAINPGNSGGPLLNSQGELIGVNTAIYTHPGNGGNVGINFAIALNSIQTFLATPPPPRPAAPHLLTLNGEARPGTLTPQSQILASDNTFYNVYAFQGRAGMGVDIILRSAEFDAYLILVAPDGRHLAEDDNSAGGRDARITAQLPNDGIYLILTNTARPGEVGRYALQVSPLETPQLGRLQSATGFLLFAEGVLSSTTGGRLQDGSLYQEYSFQGRAGQVVHISIESPDFDPYVILMDSQGRKLAENHNLHPKTTHSGLSVTLPITDRYRVLVNAYDSRGEGRYVLRVR encoded by the coding sequence GTGCTTAACCTCCCCCCCCTGTCTCCCGTCGTCTTCGCCCAAAATCGAGAAGAAGAAACCAATATCCGGGTTTATGAACAAGCGAGTCCGGCCGTTGTCTTTTTAGAAGGAAAACAAGGTCATGGTAGTGGGAGCATTATCCGCGCCGATGGTCTGATTTTGACCAATGCTCATCTAGTCAACTCCGACGAGAGAGTGAAGGTGATGTTACCCGATGGTCGCCGTTTACAGGCCGAGGTGATTCGTCTCGACCGAAATTTAGATTTAGCCCTGCTTCAGATGCCCTCAGTGGGCAATTTACCCACTCTCCCCTTAGCCTCTGGGGAGTCCGTGCGGGTAGGTCAACGGGTGTTTGCTATTGGTAATCCCTTTGGTCAGTTTCAAGGCACCTTTACCACCGGGATTATTAGTCGTTTAGATCCTGAACAGGGGTTAATTCAAACCGATGCCGCCATTAATCCCGGGAATTCTGGCGGCCCCCTGCTCAATAGTCAGGGGGAATTAATCGGGGTGAATACGGCGATTTATACTCATCCCGGCAATGGGGGGAATGTGGGGATTAATTTTGCGATCGCCCTCAACTCCATTCAAACCTTCCTCGCCACCCCTCCACCCCCTCGCCCCGCTGCTCCCCATCTCCTCACCCTCAATGGGGAAGCCCGACCCGGCACCCTCACACCCCAAAGTCAGATTCTCGCCTCAGATAATACCTTCTATAACGTCTATGCTTTCCAAGGTCGGGCGGGGATGGGGGTAGATATTATTCTGCGCAGTGCTGAATTTGATGCCTATTTAATCCTCGTCGCCCCCGATGGCCGCCACCTCGCCGAAGATGATAATAGTGCCGGGGGTCGAGATGCGCGAATTACCGCCCAACTCCCTAATGATGGCATCTATTTAATTCTGACCAATACCGCTCGACCGGGAGAGGTAGGGCGTTATGCCCTACAAGTGAGTCCCCTTGAAACCCCCCAGTTGGGAAGATTACAAAGTGCGACGGGGTTTCTCCTTTTCGCCGAAGGGGTTCTCTCTTCAACCACCGGGGGACGGTTACAGGATGGTAGTTTATATCAGGAATATAGTTTTCAAGGGCGGGCGGGACAGGTGGTGCATATTTCCATCGAAAGTCCTGATTTTGATCCCTATGTGATTTTGATGGACTCCCAAGGGCGCAAATTAGCGGAAAATCATAACCTCCACCCCAAAACGACTCATTCAGGTCTAAGCGTGACACTACCGATTACCGACCGTTATCGTGTCCTAGTCAATGCCTACGACTCCCGGGGAGAGGGTCGTTATGTCCTGAGAGTCCGTTAG
- a CDS encoding succinate dehydrogenase/fumarate reductase iron-sulfur subunit: MQVNFKILRQSQNGAPRVQNYTLLVTPATTILDCLNQIKWEQDGTLAFRKNCRNTICGSCGMRINGRSALACKENIAGELARLEKIHGQSGRGEGVENVPEMTIAPLGNLPIIKDLIVDMQPFWDNLEAVEPYISTAGRVIPEREFLQSPEERAKLDQMGNCIMCGSCYSECNARTVNPDFVGPHALAKAHRAIADSRDHQLESRLEQYNDPKTGVWGCTRCYLCNEVCPMEVAPMDQIGKIKGEILARHDAQASRPIRHRKVLIDLVKQGGWIDERQFALRVMSNSFRDVKGLLSLAPVGLQVLKVGKMPFTFEPSEGTAEVRSLIEAVQAHEADQKPS, translated from the coding sequence ATGCAAGTCAATTTTAAAATCCTGCGCCAATCCCAAAATGGGGCCCCTAGAGTTCAGAATTATACGCTCTTAGTGACACCTGCCACTACTATTTTGGATTGTTTGAATCAGATCAAGTGGGAACAGGATGGGACGTTAGCTTTTCGGAAAAATTGTCGCAATACAATTTGTGGCAGTTGTGGAATGCGAATCAATGGGCGTTCTGCCCTAGCTTGTAAGGAAAATATCGCTGGGGAATTGGCGCGTTTAGAAAAGATTCACGGGCAATCGGGACGGGGGGAGGGGGTGGAAAATGTGCCGGAGATGACTATTGCTCCTCTGGGGAATTTGCCGATTATTAAGGATCTGATCGTGGATATGCAGCCGTTTTGGGATAACTTGGAGGCGGTTGAACCCTATATTAGTACAGCCGGGCGAGTCATTCCAGAACGGGAGTTTTTGCAAAGTCCCGAGGAACGGGCGAAGCTGGATCAGATGGGCAATTGTATTATGTGTGGGTCTTGTTATTCGGAATGTAATGCCCGGACGGTGAATCCGGATTTTGTCGGGCCCCATGCTTTGGCGAAGGCGCACCGGGCGATCGCAGATTCCCGAGATCATCAACTTGAAAGCCGCTTAGAGCAGTACAATGACCCGAAAACGGGAGTATGGGGTTGTACGCGCTGTTATTTATGTAATGAAGTCTGCCCCATGGAAGTGGCCCCGATGGATCAAATCGGCAAGATTAAGGGGGAAATCCTCGCCCGTCATGATGCCCAGGCCAGTCGTCCGATTCGTCACCGCAAGGTTTTAATTGATTTGGTCAAACAGGGGGGCTGGATTGATGAGCGTCAGTTTGCCCTGCGAGTGATGAGTAATTCTTTCCGAGATGTGAAAGGATTGCTCAGTTTGGCTCCGGTGGGGTTACAAGTGTTGAAGGTGGGGAAAATGCCCTTTACCTTTGAACCCTCGGAGGGAACGGCGGAGGTGCGATCGCTCATTGAAGCCGTACAAGCCCACGAAGCCGACCAGAAGCCCTCTTAA
- a CDS encoding AbrB family transcriptional regulator — MSDSPLTGKALLQKVKELSHLPRRETAKRCGYYSTNKAGQTRVNLTDFYDAVLAAKGVPLDPDGAKDGRGREPTYRVSVHKNGQIVIGSTYTQEMGLKPGDEFEIKLGYKHIHLKQLETSSEGSAAEDGEADVA, encoded by the coding sequence ATGTCTGACAGTCCATTAACGGGAAAGGCTCTCCTGCAAAAAGTAAAAGAGCTTTCCCACTTACCCCGTCGAGAAACCGCTAAACGCTGCGGATATTACAGCACCAACAAAGCCGGTCAAACCCGGGTAAATTTGACAGACTTTTACGATGCAGTCCTTGCCGCTAAAGGCGTTCCCTTGGATCCCGATGGAGCAAAAGATGGTCGAGGCCGAGAACCGACTTATCGCGTCAGTGTCCATAAAAATGGTCAGATTGTGATTGGTTCAACCTACACTCAGGAAATGGGACTCAAACCCGGTGATGAGTTTGAAATCAAACTGGGCTATAAACACATTCACCTGAAACAACTCGAAACCAGTAGCGAAGGTAGCGCAGCAGAAGACGGCGAAGCAGATGTAGCTTAA
- a CDS encoding CPBP family intramembrane glutamic endopeptidase has translation MDFFKPSLEQGLMVLAGTSSWQKVLLFFGVWLVLWLPLALPLSWVLKWRPFQPLTPQKKLIFLASLYGLVPLVLWGATAVEGISAQTYGLKLTLSPGPPPPLVQFLGSMGETIAQGFLLAVLGLIVIFSVESLGGWVKWNREKLKNSREILLPIFAVALLIGGIEEAIFRGFLWSVFKSDRGLFVATLISSLLFALSHLIWEQKDTLPQLPGLFLMGLILVLARWVAPDQTIGLAWGLHSGWIWGLTCLDTAELMTYSTERGQWFTGWQGKPLAGVGGLFCLLFTGLVLGKFAFF, from the coding sequence ATGGATTTTTTTAAACCATCCCTAGAGCAGGGGTTGATGGTGCTGGCTGGAACTTCCAGTTGGCAAAAAGTTCTGCTATTTTTCGGGGTTTGGCTAGTCTTGTGGCTGCCCCTTGCCCTGCCCCTCAGTTGGGTTTTAAAATGGCGACCCTTTCAACCCTTGACTCCTCAGAAAAAATTAATATTTCTCGCCTCCCTTTATGGCCTCGTTCCCTTGGTCTTGTGGGGAGCAACAGCCGTCGAGGGAATTTCTGCCCAAACCTACGGCCTTAAGCTTACCCTTTCCCCGGGGCCTCCCCCTCCCCTTGTGCAGTTTTTAGGGTCAATGGGGGAGACAATAGCCCAAGGGTTTTTACTGGCTGTTTTAGGTTTAATCGTGATCTTTAGTGTGGAGTCCTTGGGCGGTTGGGTCAAGTGGAATCGGGAAAAACTAAAGAACAGCCGAGAAATTTTGCTCCCCATTTTTGCTGTGGCCTTACTGATTGGCGGCATTGAGGAGGCGATTTTTCGCGGGTTTTTGTGGAGTGTTTTCAAAAGCGATCGCGGTCTTTTCGTCGCCACCCTTATTTCGAGTCTACTGTTTGCCCTCTCTCACCTCATCTGGGAGCAAAAAGACACCCTCCCCCAACTTCCCGGACTCTTTTTGATGGGTTTAATTCTCGTCCTAGCCCGTTGGGTCGCCCCTGACCAAACCATTGGCCTAGCTTGGGGACTCCATAGCGGTTGGATTTGGGGCTTAACCTGTTTAGATACCGCCGAACTGATGACCTACTCCACGGAAAGAGGGCAATGGTTCACCGGATGGCAAGGCAAACCTCTTGCAGGAGTCGGAGGCCTATTCTGTTTACTCTTCACAGGCCTAGTGTTAGGAAAGTTTGCGTTTTTCTAA
- a CDS encoding NupC/NupG family nucleoside CNT transporter, with the protein MDFSILNIISLVGILGFSVIAWLGSENKRLIPWNTIIFGIALQLIIGAFVFIVGSQVVEGLNNLLNAVLDASEAGARFLFGSGIVPEPGRTVGPGVAGRWIVRAVGDPLVTVPGDTIGYDNLNLGYILAFRALPQVIFFAGLVSLLYRLKLIQPVVKIFAILFSRTMKISGAESLSGAANIFVGIESALAVKPFLGSMTRSELCAILTSCFGSIASSVLGLYAGILRPTFPSIAGHLVSASILTIPACFVISKLLVPEQGEPETMGHVPDEPEEEGKTRPSPVDSLIVGSLDGVKMAVGIAAVLIAILGLLALVNACFNGLAGLSNSPYTLLATVGGIFELITIQNILGVLFLPLTALTGVSLDWNELWECSLIIGRRLVETSIPPYQTLAVLSAQEVLSSRALLIVSYVLCGFAHIASYGIFVGGLATLIPERRSEVSALGFKALWGATLATLMTGCVAGLFYFGQPTALGL; encoded by the coding sequence GTGGACTTTTCAATTCTCAACATTATTTCCCTCGTCGGAATCCTTGGCTTTTCTGTCATTGCTTGGTTAGGGTCAGAAAATAAACGTCTGATCCCCTGGAATACCATTATTTTTGGTATTGCTCTACAACTAATCATTGGAGCATTTGTTTTTATCGTGGGGAGTCAGGTTGTTGAGGGGTTAAACAACCTACTCAATGCCGTTCTTGATGCCTCCGAAGCGGGGGCGCGTTTTTTATTCGGTTCTGGGATTGTACCGGAACCCGGTCGCACCGTTGGCCCCGGTGTAGCAGGGCGTTGGATTGTCCGCGCTGTCGGAGATCCTTTAGTGACGGTGCCGGGGGATACCATCGGCTACGATAACTTGAATCTGGGCTATATTCTCGCCTTCCGCGCCCTCCCCCAGGTGATTTTCTTTGCAGGATTGGTCAGTTTACTCTATCGCTTGAAATTGATTCAACCCGTAGTGAAAATTTTCGCCATCCTATTCAGTCGCACGATGAAAATTAGTGGGGCGGAATCCCTCTCCGGGGCCGCCAATATTTTTGTCGGCATTGAATCCGCCTTGGCCGTCAAACCCTTTTTAGGCAGTATGACGCGCAGTGAACTCTGTGCCATCTTAACCAGTTGTTTCGGCTCCATTGCCTCGTCAGTTTTGGGACTCTATGCCGGGATTTTACGCCCGACCTTTCCCTCCATTGCCGGACATCTCGTTTCCGCCTCCATTTTGACCATTCCCGCCTGTTTTGTGATTTCCAAGTTGCTGGTTCCTGAACAGGGAGAACCAGAAACCATGGGTCATGTCCCCGATGAACCGGAAGAAGAGGGCAAAACTCGCCCCAGTCCCGTCGATAGTCTGATTGTGGGGTCATTGGATGGGGTCAAAATGGCTGTAGGGATTGCGGCCGTGTTGATTGCCATTTTGGGCTTATTGGCCTTGGTCAATGCCTGTTTTAATGGTTTAGCGGGCTTATCTAACAGTCCCTACACCCTCTTAGCCACTGTTGGGGGGATCTTCGAGTTGATCACCATTCAGAACATCCTTGGGGTGTTATTCCTGCCCTTAACGGCCTTAACAGGGGTTTCCTTGGATTGGAATGAACTGTGGGAATGTTCCTTAATTATTGGGCGGCGCTTGGTGGAAACCAGTATCCCTCCCTACCAAACCTTAGCGGTTTTATCTGCTCAGGAGGTGTTGAGTAGTCGGGCGTTGTTAATTGTGAGTTATGTCCTGTGTGGTTTTGCTCATATTGCCTCCTATGGGATTTTCGTGGGGGGATTGGCGACCCTGATTCCTGAACGGCGTTCTGAGGTGTCGGCGTTAGGGTTTAAAGCCCTGTGGGGTGCGACGTTGGCCACCTTAATGACGGGCTGTGTCGCGGGTCTGTTCTATTTTGGTCAACCGACGGCCTTGGGGTTGTAG